Below is a genomic region from Helianthus annuus cultivar XRQ/B chromosome 2, HanXRQr2.0-SUNRISE, whole genome shotgun sequence.
ATAATTGAGAACatacaattttataaaaattaattttaaattatatttactaCATGGCCAAATAACTGAATGCATGTATTTGTTACCTGATCCTGGATTGCAAGTAACTCTTTGGCAGTTTTCCTAAGAATCTTGTAAGCTTCGAAATCAAACAGTGTCAAAGACACAGTCAGCGGAATAGTCTTGCACCCTAATAGGTATATTGAACCTATCAAAGTTAAAAACAAATGAAAACATTAGTATTACTAATAACAAAAGTATGTTTCATATTAGTATTTAGTATAAGGAAATAAAACTGTAATCTCAAACCGCGGAATAGAATAGATGTCGACTCCTTCACATTTATCATTTGTACACACCAAAGATTTTGCATGATCAACATCAAATGAACCATACGCATTTTCTTTCGTTACAAATCTTTCCTCCACACCTGACTTACAGTGGTTACAACCATTGTAATACCAAAGTTTATCAGTGCATATAGTTGTGATTGTGCCAAGAACCAAAACCTTCTTTGTCTAccaatatcaaacaaaaataataatacttaGAAAAGACTATAAAAAAACTCAGCATGTAAAGTACTTATAAGAAAATACACGCCATTGATATGGTTCCAAGGAAACCAATAAGCATGAAATCAGGGTTATTAAGAAACTCATCTTCAACACTTGAGATAACGTTTGAACCAACATGCTCATTTGATGAAGATGAAGCAGAAATTTTCTCTACATACCTAAACAGATTCATGTGATCaaattaaaacgtaaaaagtaaatgTAGGTACAAAATAATATTGTTTAatgtttatatgtatattacTAACTATACCTCTTCCTAAAAGAGGATATCTCTTCAATGTCAATGTCGATAAAAAGTCTGCTAAGCTCAAACCCGTTTGCAACTCCACGCTTGCctgaattaaaaaataaaaccaaatgtAGATCAATATAAATAGTGTCAAAtttaaaacatataaataaatataaatataaattactaaataaaaaattaaactaattaagtTTAAATTGTACCTTTGTAAAGGTTGACCATATCAAAatgacaaaggataacaacaTATTTCTCTCGTTTCTTATCATTCATGTAAGCAAACATGTCAATAGCAAAACCATCCCACAAAGTAACCAGACACTTTTGGCCTCTAAAATATTAACATAAAACATAATAACATCAAGCAACCTTGTAATGCTTTAAACATCATAATGCAACAACTTAATAAAAAGAACTCACTCAAGGTCTTCAACTCTAAGATTAAGTCTCTTGCCCTTGCTCCCATCCTTCTTTGATGTATCCTCTAGATTGAAACATACTTCCACATAACCAATGCAATCTATAAACAAAAATATATTGCTAAAAGAAAACAGCATTAAGAAGAgataacatgaaaaaaaaaacaataagacAAAACAATACATATATATCATGTAGTGATTTACATACCAATAACTGTATTAACTTCAATTTTATTTTAACAACATCCTTGAGGTTAACGAAATTAAAACTGTATTTCGGTCCAGACCAGTCAAGGCATTTCTCAACAGAAGTACAGAAATACAGTGATATTTTGTCATTGCTCTTGGTATACTTAGCAGAGGACTTATTAGTAGCAAGAGACGGTTTGGTGATAAGAAGACATTCATCCAACTGAAGGAAGTCTTTGAATTTTCTTAGCATCTTATGCATACAACTGGCTTGTATCATAGTTCCCTAAGAATATGAAACATCCGATTAAACAAAAAACGTGTTATATAACATTTGGATATTCATATGTCCAAAAATATTGTAAGACAAATATATACGGTACCATCTCATCCATGAAGATCATATCAAGACGAcatatttcatttttgttatcattcatcatcttcttcgaaATGCTAACAATCTTCACTCTAATCGAATAGTTGTTTGAGAATGTATTAAGATCGTTAAGCATGCTAACCTTTGCAACCTCCATTTGAAGACTGTACATAAAAAAAAGAATAAGCAAAATATAACTATTGCTAAACGTAATATGATAATACAATAAGCATGGATGTTCTctaaaaaaaaatatcaaggtTGGAATTCAAGCTTACGATTCTCCAATAAAAATTTTAATTGAATGTAGTGGCAAATGTAATTTCAAATGTAAGTAGTGTATATCCTTATATGCTGctttattaaagtcattaaacattagaaatgatatgcaaagtacgaaaaaaaaaaagagagagaacgtcaattttaaattaccattttgtatattttaaatttcaaaattactgatattattaGTAATTACTGacttgatttgaaagcaattgtcataatgaattttctaaattttattttaactttaattaagagataataaccgtcaatttgaaattcacattttgcttaattcaaatgtccaaagctcaagaaattagcattaattattgatttgatttgcaacaaatagtcatcaagaattttttttattttttaatttaactttaaattttatcatgaaaacaatgttggaggaactcttatgtcattggaatgtaacgattaggtaaaatggtaatttgattgtaattctagttttcatttgataatttcaatctatcactaattaacaacatcaataataaaaatgtgagcagtgactGTTTTTTTTAGGGAAACcgctgatggtcaatatcagtggatgtcaacaataaaaaagagagcagtggctattttttcctatcagtggatacccaacagtttttgaaacactgatgtttggtcagtccgtgttgaccactgactgaccaaacatcagtttatagtacagatcaaaccactgaagtgatgtgataaatacttacatataaacactgttgtgataaacactgttacatataaacactgatgTCATAAAAATTGTTACATATAAAACACTGAGGTGATGACATCTACAACCTAAGAGActataaaacactgatgtgaaaaacactgttacatataaacactgttaacataaacaaagataGAATAACtaatgttgatgttgaaccactgTTGTTGTTGGACAGTGTTTCACCTTTGGTTTATCAGGCCTTTGGTTCATCAGTGCTTGTCTTCAACATGACTTTGGTCTTGATCAGTGGTTTGGTAATTGAACAGTGGATGATGTTCATTAGACTTTGTGTACAACCATCGTTATATCCAATAGTTGTTAGGCAGATCAGTGTTTTGCCTTATTAACTTGTTATAACCACTATCATTGTAGGAAACTTAGCTTAGCAGTGCTTATTGTAGGAAACTTCAGTTTacctacaacaactgatgaatttAGAATGAATAACGCAAACTACTGTTAAGTCAAACAGCTGATGGAAAACTTTTAAGCATTGCTAGTGATTAAAACACTGATGGTGATTAAGAAAACTACGTTTAATTGCTCAAATTGAGATGACGGGTGATCTGCAAGCGATTACAAATGAATCAATGCATCAATAAACGGTAAATCAAAACGTTACAAGTACCAAAAAGTAAATCACACCAATTGAAGTTACCTTGGTGTTGTGCAATCACTTTGATGTCCATGACAAAAGCACCTTCATAAAAAAACAATGTAAAACTAATTGTAAGATTAAAACATTCAGTGACTTACAGTACACGGGTCCAAATGATCTCAATCATGCACTAAAATTCCTATACTCATCTGAGATTGTCTTCCGCTCCCCATCTTAATTCGTCTCTCCACAACTTCAATTGTAAAGAAAAGGGCAAAAATCAAATACATGACTAAGACAACCTCATTGAAAGTGGGACTGTAAAGGAATACCATACCGAATTACAAAAAGGGATGAAGCCTAATCTTTTGGGCTGGTATCACCTATCAACAGACCTGGTATCACCTTTCACATTTCCATCTCCTCAACAATCGTCCGGCAGAGGTTGCTTCTAATCAACaaactctataaaataataataataaaaaaataagcaTAAAATCTATATATTCTGCTTGGATTTATAGAATAATAGGGAAAGTTGAAATAAAAACAGAGGATCAAGAAACATAGGAGCATAAAAAATTACTAACATGGGTGAATAAATCAACAAAAAAGCTTGTGAAAGACATaaactacaaacatatcaaaatcaGTCTACTCGTAATCACGTGATATAATAAAgcaagcatctgaataaacaataacaaaggaaagacaaaatcaaaagctacaaacagAGTTATTCATAAATTTCATATATATACAATAATAAAAAGATTATTAGAACATACCAGTGTCACCGATTAAGATAAGTTTGTACAAAAGGGTTCATCGAGTACGATAAGAAACCCTAGGAGATCTGCTTCTTCTTCTGAGGGTACAAAAGGGTTCATCGTGTTCAGTATGAGAAAATAGATAAAACGAAATAAAATTTCTGAATGAAAAAATAGATCTTACATGATTATTCTCTTCTTCAACCACTCGACGGTACATGATTTAGGGTTTCAAACACAGATGTATCCAATAGAAGTAACCTCTGTCGTACGTTGTTGAGGAGATGAAAATGtgaagaaggagaaggatgaaCATCAGAGAGAAAGAGGATCTGAACATCGATCGGAATAAAGCAGAGCAGAGGGATAGAGAAAGTGGGAAGCCCTAAATGAGTAAATGAGGGAGGATATAAATAAAAGAGGGCAGTGGTACTGTTGGGTGGGAAAATGGAAAAAACGATGGGATAATTAAGTGACATGTGACCCAAatcactttcatttattatatataatagatatcTTAGATAAATTGAATATACGAAGGGTCTTAAAAGATTCCTCAAATAAAGAAAATTGCATCTCCGGCCTTATGTAGCCAAACTTTATCCTCAATATATATTGTTGTAAACGTCTCTATATTTGATTTGACATTAATATAGTCTTATTTTCTAAATCTTGACTTGAACATCTTTAGAAACtttattcaatcttcattgcaaACATATCAGTCATTGTATTTGCCTAATTTCATAAAGATTAATACTAAGTGCTAGAATTTTATGATGGCTGGTAAGGTGTACACTTACATAAGTGCTTTGTAGTTTTGTAATCAACACTAGGCAAGTTGGCTTTTTTTTGTTTGTGACTTTGTGCGATAGACACTTAGTCTTTGTAAGCTTGCTTTGAGCATCTTTAACGGTGCTATGGCACCGTCCGAAGATTTAGATTCAAGCCATGGAAAACATGTGTCATTGGAGGTTCCTCGTCCGAGCTTCACGGTCCGAAAATGCAAACTCCTTCAAACGGGTATGGGTGGGGCCCAAATTCCACCAAACAACTATACTAAAAAGATAAttaaacttttaaatttaaaactcATACCCACTTTTACTTTCATACTTACTTTCACGTTAAAAATAACCTA
It encodes:
- the LOC118485910 gene encoding uncharacterized protein LOC118485910, which gives rise to MVNLYKGKRGVANGFELSRLFIDIDIEEISSFRKRYVEKISASSSSNEHVGSNVISSVEDEFLNNPDFMLIGFLGTISMTKKVLVLGTITTICTDKLWYYNGCNHCSIYLLGCKTIPLTVSLTLFDFEAYKILRKTAKELLAIQDQVVNSGEIPKPYPEIFDTLIRKRYAFIISVKDYNIEHQVENYGISMATNDDEILAALCAIFNLNQV